A genomic window from Micromonospora sp. WMMA1947 includes:
- a CDS encoding ABC transporter permease, which yields MTRILDVARMHTIAWIGQLAWPWGIMAISLGVNLLIFASIDEAAPGKNTTGGLASLYIVCSIVAAASISQVFPFALGMGVTRRTFYLATVLVNVVQAVVYGVLLYLLNLIEGATGGFGIQLRFFRIPYIDVDNGQLQIAVYAVPFLFLNFLAVFVAVWYVRFGMNGLLGAGAALILVTGLLVALITWQGWFGDIWQWLSSQHQVSLLVGWPALIAAVAALGGMAAIRRANA from the coding sequence ATGACTCGCATCCTCGACGTCGCCCGGATGCACACCATCGCCTGGATCGGCCAGCTGGCCTGGCCGTGGGGCATCATGGCCATCTCGCTCGGCGTCAACCTGCTGATCTTCGCCTCGATCGACGAGGCGGCGCCGGGCAAGAACACCACAGGCGGTCTGGCCAGCCTCTACATCGTCTGCTCGATCGTCGCCGCCGCCTCGATCAGCCAGGTGTTCCCGTTCGCCCTCGGCATGGGCGTCACCCGGCGCACGTTCTACCTCGCCACGGTGCTCGTCAACGTGGTGCAGGCGGTCGTCTACGGCGTCCTGCTCTACCTGCTCAACCTGATCGAGGGCGCCACCGGCGGCTTCGGGATCCAGCTGCGGTTCTTCCGGATCCCGTACATCGACGTGGACAACGGGCAGCTGCAGATCGCCGTCTACGCGGTCCCGTTCCTGTTCCTGAACTTCCTCGCCGTCTTCGTCGCCGTCTGGTACGTCCGGTTCGGCATGAACGGCCTGCTCGGGGCCGGCGCGGCCCTGATCCTGGTGACCGGCCTGCTCGTCGCGTTGATCACCTGGCAGGGCTGGTTCGGTGACATCTGGCAGTGGCTGAGCAGCCAGCACCAGGTCAGCCTGCTGGTGGGGTGGCCCGCCCTGATCGCCGCGGTGGCCGCGCTCGGAGGCATGGCGGCCATCCGCCGGGCGAACGCCTGA
- a CDS encoding ABC transporter ATP-binding protein, whose protein sequence is MSVVAAAGLTKRFGDVTALDDITFTLTGNKIYGLLGRNGAGKTTLMQLITGQNSSTSGDLTLFGERPYENERVLSRVAFIKESQTYPAAYQVRHVLSLAKRLFPNWDEDFAQSLVDDFDLPRKRNVRKLSRGMLSALGVTIGLAARAPLTFFDEPYLGLDAVARQLFYDRLLADYAENPRTVVLSTHLIDEVADLIEHVLLLDRGKLLLDAPSDELRGEVMEASGPAAVVDEFAAAYRVLHREQLGGAVRASLRGSFDNAERMRAKKLGIDLAPVSLQQAVVRLTTERTKTR, encoded by the coding sequence ATGAGCGTCGTGGCGGCAGCCGGCCTCACGAAGCGGTTCGGCGACGTGACCGCTCTCGACGACATCACCTTCACGCTGACCGGAAACAAGATCTACGGCCTGCTCGGCCGCAACGGCGCCGGCAAGACGACGCTGATGCAGCTGATCACCGGCCAGAACAGCAGCACCAGCGGCGACCTCACACTCTTCGGCGAGCGCCCGTACGAGAACGAGCGGGTGCTGTCGCGGGTGGCCTTCATCAAGGAGAGCCAGACGTACCCGGCCGCCTACCAGGTCCGGCACGTCCTGAGCCTGGCCAAGCGGCTGTTCCCCAACTGGGACGAGGACTTCGCACAGTCCCTCGTGGACGACTTCGACCTGCCGCGAAAGCGCAACGTGCGCAAGCTGTCCCGCGGCATGCTGTCCGCGCTGGGCGTGACGATCGGCCTGGCCGCACGCGCGCCGCTGACCTTCTTCGACGAGCCGTACCTCGGTCTCGACGCGGTCGCCCGGCAGCTCTTCTACGACCGGCTGCTCGCCGACTACGCCGAAAACCCGCGCACTGTCGTGCTCTCCACCCACCTCATCGACGAGGTGGCCGACCTGATCGAGCACGTGCTGCTGCTCGACCGCGGCAAGCTGCTGCTCGACGCGCCCAGCGACGAGCTGCGCGGCGAGGTGATGGAGGCGTCCGGCCCGGCCGCGGTGGTGGACGAGTTCGCCGCCGCGTACCGGGTGCTGCACCGCGAGCAGCTCGGCGGCGCGGTCCGCGCGTCGCTGCGCGGGTCGTTCGACAACGCCGAACGGATGCGCGCCAAGAAGCTCGGCATCGACCTGGCGCCGGTGTCGCTCCAGCAGGCAGTGGTGCGCCTGACGACGGAAAGGACGAAGACCCGATGA
- a CDS encoding GntR family transcriptional regulator — translation MDDGRPIFVQIAELIENSIIDGTYAEETQVPSTNELAAFHRINPATAAKGINRLVDDGLLYKRRGIGMFVATGAVETLRERRRREFSDQYVRPLIEEARKLGIGTEELKKLIETGEEQR, via the coding sequence ATGGATGACGGCCGGCCGATCTTCGTCCAGATCGCGGAGCTGATCGAAAACTCGATCATCGACGGGACGTACGCGGAGGAGACCCAGGTGCCGTCCACCAACGAACTGGCGGCGTTCCACCGGATCAACCCGGCGACCGCCGCCAAGGGGATCAACCGCCTGGTCGATGACGGGCTTCTCTACAAGCGCAGGGGGATCGGAATGTTCGTGGCAACGGGGGCCGTCGAAACACTCCGGGAACGCCGCCGGCGCGAGTTCTCCGACCAGTACGTGCGGCCCCTCATCGAGGAGGCACGCAAGTTGGGCATCGGCACCGAGGAGCTGAAGAAGCTCATCGAGACAGGGGAGGAACAGCGATGA
- a CDS encoding GNAT family N-acetyltransferase yields MTVTVAAMDDSHADAVLEIYRLGIDEGNATFETAPPDWARFTATRLPGHRWVALDEAGDVLGWVACSAVSDRCVYAGVVEHSVYVHPRGRGRGVGRALLDALIASTEAAGIWTIQSGVFPENTASLALHATCGFRVVGTRERVGRHHGTWRDVTLIERRSPAVT; encoded by the coding sequence ATGACAGTCACCGTCGCCGCCATGGACGACTCGCACGCCGACGCCGTGCTGGAGATCTACCGCCTCGGCATCGACGAGGGCAACGCCACGTTCGAGACCGCGCCGCCGGACTGGGCGCGCTTCACCGCCACCCGCCTGCCCGGCCACCGCTGGGTGGCGCTCGACGAGGCCGGCGACGTGCTCGGCTGGGTGGCCTGCTCGGCGGTCTCCGACCGATGCGTCTACGCCGGTGTGGTGGAGCACTCCGTCTACGTGCACCCGCGGGGGCGCGGGCGCGGGGTCGGTCGGGCACTGCTGGACGCGCTGATCGCCTCCACCGAGGCGGCCGGGATTTGGACCATCCAGTCCGGCGTGTTCCCGGAGAACACCGCCAGCCTCGCGCTGCACGCGACGTGCGGCTTCCGCGTCGTCGGCACCCGCGAGCGGGTGGGCCGCCACCACGGCACCTGGCGAGACGTGACCTTGATCGAACGCCGCAGTCCCGCCGTCACCTGA
- a CDS encoding class I SAM-dependent methyltransferase — protein sequence MSVFDDPGLFGRLWAATYDGPGNPDPAPAVDFLAPLADGGPVLELAVGTGRVALPLAARGIAVEGVEASPEMVAHLRAKPGGADMPVTIGDMADVPVAGPYRLVFLVFNTLFNLVSEERQAACFRNVARVLAPGGAFVIETFVPDPADFDRDEQVQVREVTEDSATIRVHRYDRAAQTFVRQTVTFDASGVHLKPFAMRYAWPEQIDELAERAGLRLTERYADWDRSPFDADSRSHISVYRRR from the coding sequence ATGTCCGTCTTCGACGATCCCGGCCTGTTCGGCCGGCTCTGGGCCGCCACCTACGACGGCCCCGGCAATCCCGACCCGGCCCCGGCCGTCGACTTCCTCGCGCCGCTGGCCGACGGCGGCCCGGTGCTCGAACTCGCTGTCGGCACCGGCCGGGTGGCCCTGCCCCTGGCCGCCCGCGGCATCGCCGTGGAGGGCGTCGAGGCGTCCCCGGAGATGGTCGCGCACCTGCGCGCCAAGCCGGGCGGCGCGGACATGCCCGTCACCATCGGCGACATGGCGGACGTCCCGGTCGCCGGGCCGTACCGTCTGGTCTTCCTGGTGTTCAACACGCTGTTCAACCTGGTCTCCGAGGAGCGCCAGGCGGCGTGCTTCCGCAACGTCGCCCGGGTGCTCGCGCCCGGCGGGGCGTTCGTCATCGAGACCTTCGTGCCCGACCCGGCGGACTTCGACCGGGACGAGCAGGTCCAGGTGCGGGAGGTGACCGAGGACTCGGCCACCATCCGCGTCCACCGGTACGACCGGGCGGCGCAGACGTTCGTGCGGCAGACCGTCACGTTCGACGCCTCGGGCGTGCACCTCAAGCCGTTCGCCATGCGGTACGCCTGGCCCGAGCAGATCGACGAACTGGCGGAGCGGGCCGGGTTGCGGCTCACCGAGCGGTACGCCGACTGGGACCGGTCGCCGTTCGACGCGGACAGCCGCTCGCACATCTCCGTCTACCGGCGGCGGTAG
- a CDS encoding ElyC/SanA/YdcF family protein: MRRLTARWRAWRGDRPRAVRLVRRLLVLATAAVVLLGAATAASAVWVRDAAEGRLFDAADAPETPVALVLGTKVNPDGTPAPFLAARLEIARQLYAAGKVKVLLLSGDHMNWDYDEPDAMRRWLVDRGVPADRTVLDHAGFDTYDSCVRAHRVFGVRRATVVTQSFHLPRAVALCRDAGIDTVGVGDDTARRYAGQWRISSTREYGACVKAAVDVLTGRDPVHLGRRETAVDDALRA, from the coding sequence ATGCGACGGCTCACGGCGCGATGGCGGGCCTGGCGGGGCGACCGTCCGCGCGCCGTACGCCTGGTCCGCCGCCTCCTGGTGCTCGCCACCGCCGCCGTGGTGCTGCTGGGCGCCGCCACGGCCGCCAGCGCGGTCTGGGTCCGCGACGCCGCCGAGGGCCGCCTGTTCGACGCCGCGGACGCGCCGGAGACGCCGGTGGCCCTCGTGCTGGGCACCAAGGTGAACCCGGACGGCACGCCGGCGCCGTTCCTCGCCGCCCGGCTGGAGATCGCCCGCCAGTTGTACGCCGCCGGCAAGGTCAAGGTGCTGCTGCTCTCCGGTGACCACATGAACTGGGACTACGACGAGCCGGACGCGATGCGGCGCTGGCTCGTCGACCGGGGCGTCCCGGCGGACAGGACGGTGCTCGACCACGCCGGGTTCGACACGTACGACTCGTGCGTCCGCGCGCACCGCGTCTTCGGGGTCCGGCGGGCCACTGTGGTCACCCAGTCGTTCCACCTGCCGCGCGCGGTGGCACTCTGCCGGGACGCGGGCATCGACACCGTCGGCGTCGGCGACGACACCGCCCGCCGGTACGCCGGCCAGTGGCGGATCAGCTCCACCCGGGAGTACGGGGCGTGCGTCAAGGCCGCCGTGGACGTGCTGACCGGGCGGGATCCGGTGCACCTCGGCCGCCGGGAGACCGCTGTGGACGACGCGCTGCGGGCGTAA
- a CDS encoding PH domain-containing protein — protein sequence MSGPTYDRKEQFQQIQSGLLPGEQIIAVYDAVGTGTGFIGLTDRRVIIQDRSFVGKRYAITSIPYSKITSVSVVSNKSWGGSFFSTGSIAVHVGTHTYEVEFRGAQKSHHVHNVILHHIS from the coding sequence ATGTCTGGCCCCACGTACGACCGCAAGGAACAGTTCCAGCAGATCCAGAGCGGGCTGCTGCCCGGTGAGCAGATCATCGCCGTCTACGACGCGGTGGGCACCGGCACCGGCTTCATCGGCCTGACCGACCGGCGGGTGATCATCCAGGACCGCTCCTTCGTCGGCAAGCGGTACGCGATCACCAGCATCCCCTACTCGAAGATCACCAGCGTGAGCGTGGTGAGCAACAAGTCCTGGGGTGGTTCGTTCTTCTCCACCGGTTCGATCGCCGTGCACGTCGGCACGCACACCTACGAGGTCGAGTTCCGGGGCGCACAGAAGAGCCACCACGTGCACAACGTGATCCTGCACCACATCTCCTGA
- a CDS encoding 4a-hydroxytetrahydrobiopterin dehydratase, protein MRVLFSGRAKHDYLSDALALLSGWTREGEQIRRTIVLDDTQHAALTERVAVVADALRLRPEISRRADRTQIRLGHGDGEPLTEGEVLLAARIEDAVRAVTEP, encoded by the coding sequence ATGCGCGTGCTGTTCAGCGGCCGTGCGAAGCACGACTACCTCAGCGACGCCCTGGCCCTGCTGTCGGGATGGACGCGCGAGGGCGAACAGATCCGCCGCACGATCGTCCTCGACGACACCCAGCACGCCGCGCTCACCGAGCGGGTCGCGGTCGTGGCCGACGCGCTGCGGCTGCGCCCGGAGATCAGCCGCCGGGCCGATCGTACCCAGATCCGGCTGGGCCACGGCGACGGCGAGCCACTCACCGAGGGTGAGGTGCTGCTCGCGGCGCGCATCGAGGACGCGGTCCGCGCGGTCACCGAACCCTGA
- a CDS encoding (deoxy)nucleoside triphosphate pyrophosphohydrolase: MRTERVSGSGQADRREPRVVVGAAIIEGGRVLACERSAPPEVAGRWEFPGGKVEPGEAETDALARECVEELGVRVAIGARVGRDVRMAHGRSVLRVYAARLLHGDEPKALEHADLRWLSAADLDSVDWLPADVPIVAALRPLLDTP, from the coding sequence GTGCGGACCGAACGGGTTAGCGGAAGCGGGCAGGCCGACCGGCGGGAGCCGAGGGTGGTCGTCGGGGCGGCGATCATCGAGGGCGGCCGGGTGCTGGCGTGCGAGCGCTCCGCGCCCCCCGAGGTGGCGGGGCGCTGGGAGTTCCCGGGCGGAAAGGTCGAGCCGGGCGAGGCCGAGACCGACGCGCTGGCCCGGGAGTGCGTCGAGGAACTCGGCGTACGGGTGGCGATCGGCGCGCGCGTCGGCCGGGACGTACGGATGGCGCACGGCCGATCCGTGCTGCGCGTCTACGCCGCCCGCCTGCTGCACGGCGACGAGCCGAAGGCCCTGGAGCACGCCGACCTGCGCTGGCTCTCCGCCGCCGACCTGGACAGCGTCGACTGGCTGCCGGCCGACGTGCCGATCGTGGCCGCGCTGCGCCCGCTGCTCGACACCCCCTGA
- a CDS encoding succinate dehydrogenase/fumarate reductase iron-sulfur subunit gives MGNKRQFRIWRGDETGGDLKDYTVEVNEGEVVLDVIHRLQATEAPDLACRWNCKAGKCGSCSMEINGKPRLGCMTRMSTFEESETVTVTPLRTFPVIRDLVTDVSFNYEKARETPAFAPPADVAPGDYRMQQVDVERSQEFRKCIECFLCQNVCHVIRDHDENKPAFSGPRFFIRAAELDMHPLDARTDRREYAQSDMGLGFCNITKCCTEVCPEHIKITDNGIIPMKERVVDRRYDPLVWLGNKIFRRGQVPQTSATSGHSSGAVTSGGAQSGAHAHGGGSHAGGVHSHAGGSHDSAAERQAQQGVNWHREVPHPTAPAVDANGKLPLTELTFNKAAAPSPFGDDVTFPLPPEHLNFAHPQQDEPKH, from the coding sequence ATGGGAAACAAGCGCCAGTTCCGCATCTGGCGGGGCGACGAGACCGGCGGCGACCTGAAGGACTACACGGTCGAGGTGAACGAGGGCGAGGTGGTCCTCGACGTGATCCACCGGCTCCAGGCCACCGAGGCGCCGGACCTCGCGTGCCGGTGGAACTGCAAGGCCGGCAAGTGCGGCTCCTGCTCGATGGAGATCAACGGCAAGCCGCGGCTGGGCTGCATGACCCGGATGTCGACGTTCGAGGAGTCGGAGACCGTCACGGTCACCCCGCTGCGCACGTTCCCGGTGATCCGGGACCTGGTCACCGACGTCTCGTTCAACTACGAGAAGGCCCGGGAGACCCCGGCGTTCGCGCCGCCGGCCGACGTGGCGCCCGGCGACTACCGGATGCAGCAGGTCGACGTCGAGCGCTCGCAGGAGTTCCGCAAGTGCATTGAGTGCTTCCTGTGCCAGAACGTCTGCCACGTGATCCGTGACCACGACGAGAACAAGCCGGCGTTCTCCGGTCCCCGGTTCTTCATCCGGGCGGCCGAGCTGGACATGCATCCGCTCGACGCGCGCACCGACCGCCGGGAGTACGCGCAGTCGGACATGGGACTCGGATTCTGCAACATCACCAAGTGCTGCACCGAGGTCTGCCCCGAGCACATCAAGATCACCGACAACGGAATCATCCCCATGAAGGAACGGGTCGTCGACCGCAGGTACGATCCCCTTGTGTGGCTCGGTAACAAGATCTTCCGGAGGGGTCAGGTGCCTCAGACCAGCGCGACCAGCGGGCATTCGAGCGGTGCCGTCACGTCCGGAGGGGCGCAGAGCGGGGCGCACGCGCACGGCGGCGGTTCGCACGCCGGCGGGGTGCACTCGCACGCGGGCGGCTCGCACGACAGCGCCGCGGAGCGTCAGGCCCAGCAGGGCGTCAACTGGCACCGCGAGGTGCCGCACCCGACCGCCCCGGCGGTGGACGCCAACGGCAAGCTGCCGCTGACCGAACTGACGTTCAACAAGGCCGCCGCGCCGTCGCCGTTCGGCGACGACGTGACGTTCCCGCTGCCGCCCGAGCACCTCAACTTCGCTCACCCGCAGCAGGACGAGCCGAAGCACTGA
- a CDS encoding fumarate reductase/succinate dehydrogenase flavoprotein subunit gives MTETRIERHHYDVVVIGAGGAGLRAAIEARLAGKKTAIISKSLFGKAHTVMAEGGAAAAMGNVNSRDNWQVHFRDTMRGGKFLNNFRMAELHAKEAPQRIWELETYGALFDRTKDGKISQRNFGGHEYPRLAHVGDRTGLELIRTLQQKIVSLQQEDKQEFGSYDARIRVFSETTITELLLDGDRVAGAFGYYRESGEFVLFEAPAVVLATGGVGRSYKVTSNSWEYTGDGHALALRAGATLINMEFLQFHPTGMVWPPSVKGILVTESVRGDGGVLKNSEGKRFMFDYVPDVFRKQYAETEEEADRWYTDPDNNRRPPELLPRDEVARAINSEVKEGRGTPAGGVYLDIASRKSADEIRRRLPSMYHQFKELADVDITKEPMEVGPTCHYVMGGVEVDPDSGAAYGTVRGLYAAGEVSGGMHGSNRLGGNSLSDLLVFGKRAGGHAATYTDQLTTRPAVSVAAVEAAVETALAPLQRDTGESPYQLQQDLQAVMGDLVGIIRREGELADAMRRLAELRERVAKVSAVGGRRYNPGWHLALDLRNMLVVSECTAMAALERQESRGGHTREDYPAMDPKWRSVNLVCSLDGDAVRLTHKPLPKMRPELIGLFDRAELAKYLTDEELAEFDALTEEANN, from the coding sequence ATGACTGAGACGCGAATCGAACGACACCACTACGACGTCGTCGTGATCGGGGCCGGTGGCGCCGGCCTGCGCGCGGCGATCGAGGCCCGGCTGGCCGGCAAGAAGACCGCGATCATCTCGAAGTCGCTGTTCGGCAAGGCGCACACGGTGATGGCCGAGGGCGGCGCCGCGGCCGCGATGGGCAACGTGAACTCGCGCGACAACTGGCAGGTGCACTTCCGGGACACCATGCGCGGCGGCAAGTTCCTCAACAACTTCCGGATGGCCGAGCTGCACGCCAAGGAGGCGCCGCAGCGGATCTGGGAGCTGGAGACGTACGGCGCGCTGTTCGACCGCACCAAGGACGGGAAGATCTCGCAGCGCAACTTCGGTGGCCACGAGTACCCGCGCCTGGCGCACGTCGGCGACCGGACCGGCCTGGAGCTGATCCGTACGCTCCAGCAGAAGATCGTCTCGCTCCAGCAGGAGGACAAGCAGGAGTTCGGCAGCTACGACGCGCGGATCCGGGTCTTCTCCGAGACCACGATCACCGAGCTGCTGCTCGACGGCGACCGCGTCGCCGGTGCGTTCGGCTACTACCGCGAGTCCGGCGAGTTCGTCCTGTTCGAGGCGCCCGCGGTGGTGCTCGCCACCGGCGGCGTCGGACGGTCCTACAAGGTCACCTCGAACTCGTGGGAGTACACCGGCGACGGCCACGCGCTGGCGCTGCGCGCCGGGGCCACCCTGATCAACATGGAGTTCCTCCAGTTCCACCCGACCGGCATGGTCTGGCCGCCCTCGGTGAAGGGCATCCTGGTCACCGAGTCGGTACGCGGCGACGGCGGCGTGCTGAAGAACTCCGAGGGCAAGCGGTTCATGTTCGACTACGTCCCCGACGTGTTCCGCAAGCAGTACGCGGAGACCGAGGAGGAGGCGGACCGCTGGTACACCGACCCGGACAACAACCGGCGTCCGCCGGAGCTGCTGCCCCGCGACGAGGTCGCCCGCGCGATCAACAGCGAGGTCAAGGAAGGCCGGGGTACGCCTGCCGGCGGCGTCTACCTGGACATCGCCTCCCGTAAGTCGGCCGACGAGATCCGCCGCCGCCTCCCGTCGATGTACCACCAGTTCAAGGAGCTGGCCGACGTCGACATCACCAAGGAGCCGATGGAGGTCGGCCCGACCTGTCACTACGTGATGGGCGGCGTCGAGGTGGACCCGGACTCCGGCGCGGCGTACGGCACGGTACGCGGGCTCTACGCCGCCGGTGAGGTGTCCGGCGGCATGCACGGCTCCAACCGGCTCGGCGGCAACTCCCTGTCCGACCTGCTGGTGTTCGGCAAGCGCGCGGGCGGGCACGCGGCCACGTACACCGATCAGCTCACCACCCGCCCGGCGGTGTCGGTGGCGGCGGTGGAGGCCGCCGTGGAGACGGCGCTGGCGCCGCTGCAGCGCGACACCGGTGAGAGCCCGTACCAGCTCCAGCAGGACCTCCAGGCGGTCATGGGCGACCTGGTCGGGATCATCCGGCGCGAGGGTGAACTCGCGGACGCCATGCGCAGGCTGGCCGAGCTGCGGGAGCGGGTGGCGAAGGTGAGCGCGGTCGGCGGCCGGCGCTACAACCCGGGCTGGCACCTGGCGCTGGACCTGCGCAACATGCTCGTGGTCTCGGAGTGCACCGCGATGGCGGCGCTGGAACGGCAGGAGTCGCGCGGCGGGCACACTCGGGAGGACTACCCGGCGATGGACCCGAAGTGGCGCAGCGTCAACCTGGTCTGCTCGCTGGACGGGGACGCGGTCCGGCTGACCCACAAGCCGCTGCCGAAGATGCGGCCGGAGCTGATCGGGCTGTTCGACCGGGCCGAGCTGGCCAAGTACCTGACCGACGAGGAACTCGCCGAGTTCGACGCCCTCACCGAGGAGGCGAACAACTGA
- a CDS encoding metallopeptidase TldD-related protein — protein MSERSVSAELEIAAGVVDLVRRTAGPGAEAEVLVTRSDLALTRFANSFIHQNVSETGVSVHLRLHVDGRTATGSGSRVEADGLAALVERTRAAARLAPPDPAWPGLTAPVPVPSGAAVDEATAFASPDERAERVRAFVDAVDGLEAAGYCRTGYRSGAFANSAGHTAVGRAAEAAMDGIARAGGADGVARLGADRLADLDGAALGARAAAKARAAADPVELPPGRYEVVLEPAAVADLLQNLAWYGFNGKRYAERQSFAEPGTAQFDPAVTLVDDPLHTSTLPFDLEGTPRRALPLVEGGTTGSLAYDRRGGAEAGTPSTGHGMPGSATFGPIPHNIRLLAAGADAGVESAAGPVSAGVTGAVGDPDTAALVAGMRRGLLVSDFWYTRVLDPKQLVVTGLTRNGVWLVEDGVPTRAVRDFRFTESYPRALGPGRVLGLGRAAVRQPGRVDGSWYEAPALRLSSWHFTGGASG, from the coding sequence ATGAGCGAGCGCAGCGTGAGCGCCGAGCTGGAGATCGCCGCCGGGGTGGTGGACCTGGTCCGGCGTACGGCCGGTCCGGGTGCCGAGGCCGAGGTGCTGGTGACCCGCTCCGACCTGGCGCTGACCCGGTTCGCCAACTCGTTCATCCACCAGAACGTGTCCGAGACCGGTGTCTCCGTACACCTGCGGTTGCACGTGGACGGGCGGACCGCGACCGGCAGCGGCAGCCGGGTCGAGGCCGACGGGCTGGCCGCCCTGGTCGAGCGGACCCGGGCGGCGGCCCGGCTCGCGCCGCCCGACCCGGCCTGGCCGGGGCTCACCGCACCGGTGCCCGTGCCGTCGGGCGCGGCCGTCGACGAGGCGACCGCCTTCGCCTCGCCCGACGAGCGGGCCGAGCGGGTACGCGCGTTCGTGGACGCGGTCGACGGGCTGGAGGCGGCGGGCTACTGCCGCACCGGATACCGGTCGGGGGCGTTCGCCAACTCGGCCGGCCACACGGCCGTGGGCCGGGCGGCCGAGGCGGCGATGGACGGCATCGCCCGGGCCGGCGGCGCCGACGGGGTCGCGCGGCTCGGCGCCGACCGGCTGGCCGACCTCGACGGCGCGGCGCTGGGTGCCCGCGCGGCGGCGAAGGCGCGCGCCGCGGCCGACCCGGTCGAGCTGCCGCCCGGGCGCTACGAGGTGGTGCTCGAACCGGCAGCCGTCGCCGACCTGCTGCAGAACCTGGCCTGGTACGGCTTCAACGGCAAGCGGTACGCCGAGCGGCAGTCCTTCGCCGAGCCCGGTACGGCGCAGTTCGACCCGGCTGTGACGCTGGTGGACGACCCGCTGCACACCAGTACGCTGCCGTTCGATCTGGAGGGCACGCCGCGGCGGGCGTTGCCGCTGGTGGAGGGCGGCACCACCGGGTCGTTGGCGTACGACAGGCGCGGCGGCGCCGAAGCGGGCACCCCATCGACCGGGCACGGCATGCCGGGCAGCGCGACGTTCGGCCCGATCCCGCACAACATCCGCCTGCTGGCGGCAGGTGCCGACGCCGGCGTGGAGTCGGCCGCCGGGCCGGTGAGCGCGGGCGTGACCGGGGCGGTCGGCGACCCGGACACCGCCGCGCTGGTGGCCGGGATGCGGCGAGGGCTGCTGGTGAGCGACTTCTGGTACACCCGTGTGCTGGACCCGAAGCAGCTCGTGGTCACCGGGTTGACCCGCAACGGGGTGTGGCTGGTCGAGGACGGCGTGCCGACCCGGGCGGTGCGCGACTTCCGGTTCACCGAGTCGTACCCCCGGGCGCTGGGCCCGGGCCGGGTGCTCGGCCTGGGCCGGGCGGCGGTGCGTCAGCCGGGCCGGGTCGACGGTTCCTGGTACGAGGCACCCGCGCTGCGTCTGTCCTCCTGGCACTTCACCGGCGGCGCGTCCGGGTGA